In Equus caballus isolate H_3958 breed thoroughbred chromosome 25, TB-T2T, whole genome shotgun sequence, one DNA window encodes the following:
- the SET gene encoding protein SET: MSAPAAKVSKKELNSNHDGADETSEKEQQEAIEHIDEVQNEIDRLNEQASEEILKVEQKYNKLRQPFFQKRSELIAKIPNFWVTTFVNHPQVSALLGEEDEEALHYLTRVEVTEFEDIKSGYRIDFYFDENPYFENKILSKEFHLNESGDPSSKSTEIKWKSGKDLTKRSSQTQNKASRKRQHEEPESFFTWFTDHSDAGADELGEVIKDDIWPNPLQYYLVPDMDDEEGEGEEDDDDDEEEEGLEDIDEEGDEDEGEEDEDDDEGEEGEEDEGEDD, from the exons ATGTCGGCGCCGGCGGCCAAAGTCAGTAAAAAGGAGCTCAACTCCAACCACGACGGGGCCGACGAGACCTCAG AAAAAGAACAGCAGGAAGCAATTGAACATATTGATGAAGTACAAAATGAAATAGACAG acTTAATGAACAAGCCAGTGAGGAGATTTTGAAAGTAGAACAGAAATATAACAAACTCCGCCAACCATTTTTTCAGAAGAGGTCGGAATTGATCGCCAAAATCCCAAATTTTTGGGTAACAACATTTGTCAACCATCCACAAG TGTCTGCGTTGCTTggggaggaggatgaagaggcACTGCATTATTTGACAAGAGTTGAAGTGACAGAATTTGAAGATATTAAATCAGGTTACAGAATAGATTTT TATTTTGATGAAAACCCTTACTTCGAAAATAAAATTCTCTCCAAAGAATTTCATCTGAATGAGAGTGGTGATCCGTCTTCAAAGTCCACTGAAATCAAATGGAAATCTGGAAAG GATTTGACGAAACGTTCAAGTCAAACACAGAATAAAGCCAGCAGGAAGAGACAGCATGAGGAACCAGAGAGCTTCTTTACCTGGTTTACTGACCATTCTGATGCAGGTGCAGATGAGTTAGGAGAGGTTATCAAAGATGATATTTGGCCAAATCCATTACAGTACTATTTG GTTCCTGACATGGATGatgaggaaggggaaggagaagaagatgaCGACGACGATGAGGAAGAAGAAGGATTAGAAGATATCGATGAAGAAGGGGATGAGGATGAAGGTgaagaagatgaagatgatgatgagggggaggaaggagag GAGGATGAAGGAGAAGATGACTAA